From a region of the Pan paniscus chromosome 19, NHGRI_mPanPan1-v2.0_pri, whole genome shotgun sequence genome:
- the MINK1 gene encoding misshapen-like kinase 1 isoform X13: MGDPAPARSLDDIDLSALRDPAGIFELVEVVGNGTYGQVYKGRHVKTGQLAAIKVMDVTEDEEEEIKQEINMLKKYSHHRNIATYYGAFIKKSPPGNDDQLWLVMEFCGAGSVTDLVKNTKGNALKEDCIAYICREILRGLAHLHAHKVIHRDIKGQNVLLTENAEVKLVDFGVSAQLDRTVGRRNTFIGTPYWMAPEVIACDENPDATYDYRSDIWSLGITAIEMAEGAPPLCDMHPMRALFLIPRNPPPRLKSKKWSKKFIDFIDTCLIKTYLSRPPTEQLLKFPFIRDQPTERQVRIQLKDHIDRSRKKREETEYEYSGSEEEDDSHGEEGEPSSIMNVPGESTLRREFLRLQQENKSNSEALKQQQQLQQQQQRDPEAHIKHLLHQRQRRIEEQKEERRRVEEQQRREREQRKLQEKEQQRRLEDMQALRREEERRQAEREQEYKRKQLEEQRQSERLQRQLQQEHAYLKSLQQQQQQQQLQKQQQQQLLPGDRKPLYHYGRGMNPADKPAWAREVEERTRMNKQQNSPLAKSKPGSTGPEPPIPQASPGPPGPLSQTPPMQRPVEPQEGPHKSLVAHRVPLKPYAAPVPRSQSLQDQPTRNLAAFPASHDPDPAIPAPTATPSARGAVIRQNSDPTSEGPGPSPNPPAWVRPDNEAPPKVPQRTSSIATALNTSGAGGSRPAQAVRARPRSNSAWQIYLQRRAERGTPKPPGPPAQPPGPPNASSNPDLRRSDPGWERSDSVLPASHGHLPQAGSLERNRVGASSKLDSSPVLSPGNKAKPDDHRSRPGRPADFVLLKERTLDEAPRPPKKAMDYSSSSEEVESSEEDEEEGEGGPAEGSRDTPGGRSDGDTDSVSTMVVHDVEEITGTQPPYGGGTMVVQRTPEEERNLLHADSNGYTNLPDVVQPSHSPTENSKGQSPPSKDGSGDYQSRGLVKAPGKSSFTMFVDLGIYQPGGSGDSIPITALVGGEGTRLDQLQYDVRKGSVVNVNPTNTRAHSETPEIRKYKKRFNSEILCAALWGVNLLVGTENGLMLLDRSGQGKVYGLIGRRRFQQMDVLEGLNLLITISGKRNKLRVYYLSWLRNKILHNDPEVEKKQGWTTVGDMEGCGHYRVVKYERIKFLVIALKSSVEVYAWAPKPYHKFMAFKSFADLPHRPLLVDLTVEEGQRLKVIYGSSAGFHAVDVDSGNSYDIYIPVHIQSQITPHAIIFLPNTDGMEMLLCYEDEGVYVNTYGRIIKDVVLQWGEMPTSVAYICSNQIMGWGEKAIEIRSVETGHLDGVFMHKRAQRLKFLCERNDKVFFASVRSGGSSQVYFMTLNRNCIMNW, from the exons GACCCTGCTGGGATCTTTGAGCTTGTGGAGGTGGTCGGCAATGGAACCTACGGACAGGTGTACAAG GGTCGGCATGTCAAGACGGGGCAGCTGGCTGCCATCAAGGTCATGGATGTCACGGAG GACGAGGAGGAAGAGATCAAACAGGAGATCAACATGCTGAAAAAGTACTCTCACCACCGCAACATCGCCACCTACTACGGAGCCTTCATCAAGAAGAGCCCCCCAGGAAACGATGATCAGCTCTGG CTGGTGATGGAGTTCTGTGGTGCTGGTTCGGTGACTGACCTGGTAAAGAACACGAAAGGCAACGCCCTGAAGGAGGACTGTATCGCCTATATCTGCAGGGAGATCCTCAGG GGTCTGGCCCATCTCCATGCCCACAAGGTGATCCATCGAGACATCAAGGGGCAGAATGTGCTGCTGACAGAGAATGCTGAGGTCAAGCTAG TGGATTTTGGGGTGAGTGCTCAGCTGGACCGCACCGTGGGCAGACGGAACACTTTCATTGGGACTCCCTACTGGATGGCTCCAGAGGTCATCGCCTGTGATGAGAACCCTGATGCCACCTATGATTACAGG AGTGATATTTGGTCTCTAGGAATCACAGCCATCGAGATGGCAGAGGGAGCCCCCC CTCTGTGTGACATGCACCCCATGCGAGCCCTCTTCCTCATTCCTCGGAACCCTCCGCCCAGGCTCAAGTCCAAGAAGTG GTCTAAGAAGTTCATTGACTTCATTGACACATGTCTCATCAAGACTTACCTGAGCCGCCCACCCACGGAGCAGCTACTGAAGTTTCCCTTCATCCGGGACCAGCCCACGGAGCGGCAGGTCCGCATCCAGCTTAAGGACCACATTGACCGATCCCGGAAGAAGCGGG AGGAGACAGAATATGAGTACAGCGGCAGCGAGGAGGAAGATGACAGCCATGGAGAGGAAGGAGAGCCAAG CTCCATCATGAACGTGCCTGGAGAGTCGACTCTACGCCGGGAGTTTCTCCGGCTCCAGCAGGAAAATAAGAGCAACTCAGAGGCtttaaaacagcagcagcagctgcagcagcagcagcagcgagaCCCCGAGGCACACATCAAACACCTGCTGCACCAGCGGCAGCGGCGCATAGAGGAGCAGAAGGAGGAGCGGCGCCGCGTGGAGGAG CAACAGCGGCGGGAGCGGGAGCAGCGGAAGCTGCAGGAGAAGGAGCAGCAGCGGCGGCTGGAGGACATGCAGGCTCTGCGGCGGGAGGAGGAGCGGCGGCAGGCGGAGCGCGAGCAG GAATACAAGCGGAAGCAGCTGGAGGAGCAGCGGCAGTCAGAACGTCTCCAGAGGcagctgcagcaggagcatgcCTACCTCAAGTCcctgcagcagcagcaacagcagcagcagcttcagaaacagcagcagcagcagctcctgcCTGGGGACAGGAAGCCCCTGTACCATTATGGTCGGGGCATGAATCCCGCTGACAAACCAGCCTGGGCCCGAGAG GTAGAAGAGAGAACAAGGATGAACAAGCAGCAGAACTCTCCCTTGGCCAAGAGCAAGCCAGGCAGCACGGGGCCTGAGCCCCCCATCCCCCAGGCCTCCCCAGGGCCCCCAGGACCCCTTTCCCAGACTCCTCCTATGCAGAGGCCGGTGGAGCCCCAGGAGGGACCGCACAAG AGCCTGGTGGCACACCGGGTCCCACTGAAGCCATATGCAGCACCTGTACCCCGATCCCAGTCCCTGCAGGACCAGCCCACCCGAAACCTGGCTGCCTTCCCAGCCTCCCATGACCCCGACCCTGCCATCCCCGCACCCACTGCCACGCCCAGTGCCCGAGGAGCTGTTATCCGCCAGAATTCAGACCCCACCTCTGAAGGACCTGGCCCCAGCCCGAATCCCCCAGCCTGGGTCCGCCCAGATAACGAGGCCCCACCCAAG GTGCCTCAGAGAACCTCATCTATTGCCACTGCCCTTAACACCAGTGGGGCCGGAGGGTCCCGGCCAGCCCAGGCAGTCCGTGCCAG ACCTCGCAGCAACTCCGCCTGGCAAATCTATCTGCAAAGGCGGGCAGAGCGGGGCACCCCAAAGCCTCCAGGGCCCCCTGCTCAGCCCCCTGGCCCGCCCAACGCCTCTAG TAACCCCGACCTCAGGAGGAGCGACCCTGGCTGGGAACGCTCGGACAGCGTCCTTCCAGCCTCTCACGGGCACCTCCCCCAGGCTGGCTCACTGGAGCGGAACCGCGTGGGAG CCTCCTCCAAACTGGACAGCTCCCCTGTGCTCTCCCCTGGGAATAAAGCCAAGCCCGACGACCACCGCTCACGGCCAGGCCGGCCCGCA GACTTTGTGTTGCTGAAAGAGCGGACTCTGGACGAggcccctcggcctcccaagaaggCCATGGACTACTCGTCGTCCAGCGAGGAGGTGGAAAGCAgtgaggaggacgaggaggaaggCGAAGGCGGGCCAGCAGAGGGGAGCAGAGATACCCCTGGGGGCCG CAGCGATGGGGATACAGACAGCGTCAGCACCATGGTGGTCCACGACGTCGAGGAGATCACCGGGACCCAGCCCCCATATGGGGGCGGCACCATGGTGGTCCAGCGC ACCCCTGAAGAAGAGCGGAACCTGCTGCATGCTGACAGCAATGGGTACACAAACCTGCCTGACGTGGTCCAGCCCAGCCACTCACCCACCGAGAACAGCAAAGGCCAAAGCCCACCCTCGAAGGATGGGAGTGGTGAC TACCAGTCTCGTGGGCTGGTAAAGGCCCCTGGCAAGAGCTCGTTCACGATGTTTGTGGATCTAGGGATCTACCAGCCTGGAGGCAGTGGGGACAGCATCCCCATCACAG CCCTAGTGGGTGGAGAGGGCACTCGGCTCGACCAGCTGCAGTACGACGTGAGGAAGGGTTCTGTGGTCAACGTGAATCCCACCAACACCCGGGCCCACAGTGAGACCCCTGAGATCCGGAAGTACAAGAAGCGATTCAACTCCGAGATCCTCTGTGCAGCCCTTTGGG GGGTCAACCTGCTGGTGGGCACGGAGAACGGGCTGATGTTGCTGGACCGAAGTGGGCAGGGCAAGGTGTATGGACTCATTGGGCGGCGACGCTTCCAGCAGATGGATGTGCTGGAGGGGCTCAACCTGCTCATCACCATCTCAG ggaaaaggaacaaactacggGTGTATTACCTGTCCTGGCTCCGGAACAAGATTCTGCACAATGACCCAGAAGTGGAGAAGAAGCAGGGCTGGACCACCGTGGGGGACATGGAGGGCTGCGGGCACTACCGTGTCG TGAAATACGAGCGGATTAAGTTCCTGGTCATCGCCCTCAAGAGCTCCGTGGAGGTGTATGCCTGGGCCCCCAAACCCTACCACAAATTCATGGCCTTCAAG TCCTTTGCCGACCTCCCCCACCGCCCTCTGCTGGTCGACCTGACAGTAGAGGAGGGGCAGCGGCTCAAGGTCATCTATGGCTCCAGTGCTGGCTTCCATGCTGTGGATGTCGACTCGGGGAACAGCTATGACATCTACATCCCTGTGCAC aTCCAGAGCCAGATCACGCCCCATGCCATCATCTTCCTCCCCAACACCGACGGCATGGAGATGCTGCTGTGCTACGAGGACGAGGGCGTCTACGTCAACACATACGGGCGCATCATTAAGGATGTGGTGCTGCAGTGGGGGGAGATGCCTACTTCTGTGG CCTACATCTGCTCCAACCAGATAATGGGCTGGGGTGAGAAAGCCATTGAGATCCGCTCTGTGGAGACGGGCCACCTCGACGGGGTCTTCATGCACAAACGAGCTCAGAGGCTCAAGTTCCTGTGTGAGCGGAATGACAAG GTGTTTTTTGCCTCAGTCCGCTCTGGGGGCAGCAGCCAAGTTTACTTCATGACTCTGAACCGTAACTGCATCATGAACTGGTGA
- the MINK1 gene encoding misshapen-like kinase 1 isoform X23, with protein sequence MGDPAPARSLDDIDLSALRDPAGIFELVEVVGNGTYGQVYKGRHVKTGQLAAIKVMDVTEDEEEEIKQEINMLKKYSHHRNIATYYGAFIKKSPPGNDDQLWLVMEFCGAGSVTDLVKNTKGNALKEDCIAYICREILRGLAHLHAHKVIHRDIKGQNVLLTENAEVKLVDFGVSAQLDRTVGRRNTFIGTPYWMAPEVIACDENPDATYDYRSDIWSLGITAIEMAEGAPPLCDMHPMRALFLIPRNPPPRLKSKKWSKKFIDFIDTCLIKTYLSRPPTEQLLKFPFIRDQPTERQVRIQLKDHIDRSRKKRGEKEETEYEYSGSEEEDDSHGEEGEPSSIMNVPGESTLRREFLRLQQENKSNSEALKQQQQLQQQQQRDPEAHIKHLLHQRQRRIEEQKEERRRVEEQQRREREQRKLQEKEQQRRLEDMQALRREEERRQAEREQEYKRKQLEEQRQSERLQRQLQQEHAYLKSLQQQQQQQQLQKQQQQQLLPGDRKPLYHYGRGMNPADKPAWAREVEERTRMNKQQNSPLAKSKPGSTGPEPPIPQASPGPPGPLSQTPPMQRPVEPQEGPHKSLVAHRVPLKPYAAPVPRSQSLQDQPTRNLAAFPASHDPDPAIPAPTATPSARGAVIRQNSDPTSEGPGPSPNPPAWVRPDNEAPPKVPQRTSSIATALNTSGAGGSRPAQAVRASNPDLRRSDPGWERSDSVLPASHGHLPQAGSLERNRVGASSKLDSSPVLSPGNKAKPDDHRSRPGRPASYKRAIGEDFVLLKERTLDEAPRPPKKAMDYSSSSEEVESSEEDEEEGEGGPAEGSRDTPGGRDGDTDSVSTMVVHDVEEITGTQPPYGGGTMVVQRTPEEERNLLHADSNGYTNLPDVVQPSHSPTENSKGQSPPSKDGSGDYQSRGLVKAPGKSSFTMFVDLGIYQPGGSGDSIPITALVGGEGTRLDQLQYDVRKGSVVNVNPTNTRAHSETPEIRKYKKRFNSEILCAALWGVNLLVGTENGLMLLDRSGQGKVYGLIGRRRFQQMDVLEGLNLLITISGKRNKLRVYYLSWLRNKILHNDPEVEKKQGWTTVGDMEGCGHYRVVKYERIKFLVIALKSSVEVYAWAPKPYHKFMAFKSFADLPHRPLLVDLTVEEGQRLKVIYGSSAGFHAVDVDSGNSYDIYIPVHIQSQITPHAIIFLPNTDGMEMLLCYEDEGVYVNTYGRIIKDVVLQWGEMPTSVAYICSNQIMGWGEKAIEIRSVETGHLDGVFMHKRAQRLKFLCERNDKVFFASVRSGGSSQVYFMTLNRNCIMNW encoded by the exons GACCCTGCTGGGATCTTTGAGCTTGTGGAGGTGGTCGGCAATGGAACCTACGGACAGGTGTACAAG GGTCGGCATGTCAAGACGGGGCAGCTGGCTGCCATCAAGGTCATGGATGTCACGGAG GACGAGGAGGAAGAGATCAAACAGGAGATCAACATGCTGAAAAAGTACTCTCACCACCGCAACATCGCCACCTACTACGGAGCCTTCATCAAGAAGAGCCCCCCAGGAAACGATGATCAGCTCTGG CTGGTGATGGAGTTCTGTGGTGCTGGTTCGGTGACTGACCTGGTAAAGAACACGAAAGGCAACGCCCTGAAGGAGGACTGTATCGCCTATATCTGCAGGGAGATCCTCAGG GGTCTGGCCCATCTCCATGCCCACAAGGTGATCCATCGAGACATCAAGGGGCAGAATGTGCTGCTGACAGAGAATGCTGAGGTCAAGCTAG TGGATTTTGGGGTGAGTGCTCAGCTGGACCGCACCGTGGGCAGACGGAACACTTTCATTGGGACTCCCTACTGGATGGCTCCAGAGGTCATCGCCTGTGATGAGAACCCTGATGCCACCTATGATTACAGG AGTGATATTTGGTCTCTAGGAATCACAGCCATCGAGATGGCAGAGGGAGCCCCCC CTCTGTGTGACATGCACCCCATGCGAGCCCTCTTCCTCATTCCTCGGAACCCTCCGCCCAGGCTCAAGTCCAAGAAGTG GTCTAAGAAGTTCATTGACTTCATTGACACATGTCTCATCAAGACTTACCTGAGCCGCCCACCCACGGAGCAGCTACTGAAGTTTCCCTTCATCCGGGACCAGCCCACGGAGCGGCAGGTCCGCATCCAGCTTAAGGACCACATTGACCGATCCCGGAAGAAGCGGGGTGAGAAAG AGGAGACAGAATATGAGTACAGCGGCAGCGAGGAGGAAGATGACAGCCATGGAGAGGAAGGAGAGCCAAG CTCCATCATGAACGTGCCTGGAGAGTCGACTCTACGCCGGGAGTTTCTCCGGCTCCAGCAGGAAAATAAGAGCAACTCAGAGGCtttaaaacagcagcagcagctgcagcagcagcagcagcgagaCCCCGAGGCACACATCAAACACCTGCTGCACCAGCGGCAGCGGCGCATAGAGGAGCAGAAGGAGGAGCGGCGCCGCGTGGAGGAG CAACAGCGGCGGGAGCGGGAGCAGCGGAAGCTGCAGGAGAAGGAGCAGCAGCGGCGGCTGGAGGACATGCAGGCTCTGCGGCGGGAGGAGGAGCGGCGGCAGGCGGAGCGCGAGCAG GAATACAAGCGGAAGCAGCTGGAGGAGCAGCGGCAGTCAGAACGTCTCCAGAGGcagctgcagcaggagcatgcCTACCTCAAGTCcctgcagcagcagcaacagcagcagcagcttcagaaacagcagcagcagcagctcctgcCTGGGGACAGGAAGCCCCTGTACCATTATGGTCGGGGCATGAATCCCGCTGACAAACCAGCCTGGGCCCGAGAG GTAGAAGAGAGAACAAGGATGAACAAGCAGCAGAACTCTCCCTTGGCCAAGAGCAAGCCAGGCAGCACGGGGCCTGAGCCCCCCATCCCCCAGGCCTCCCCAGGGCCCCCAGGACCCCTTTCCCAGACTCCTCCTATGCAGAGGCCGGTGGAGCCCCAGGAGGGACCGCACAAG AGCCTGGTGGCACACCGGGTCCCACTGAAGCCATATGCAGCACCTGTACCCCGATCCCAGTCCCTGCAGGACCAGCCCACCCGAAACCTGGCTGCCTTCCCAGCCTCCCATGACCCCGACCCTGCCATCCCCGCACCCACTGCCACGCCCAGTGCCCGAGGAGCTGTTATCCGCCAGAATTCAGACCCCACCTCTGAAGGACCTGGCCCCAGCCCGAATCCCCCAGCCTGGGTCCGCCCAGATAACGAGGCCCCACCCAAG GTGCCTCAGAGAACCTCATCTATTGCCACTGCCCTTAACACCAGTGGGGCCGGAGGGTCCCGGCCAGCCCAGGCAGTCCGTGCCAG TAACCCCGACCTCAGGAGGAGCGACCCTGGCTGGGAACGCTCGGACAGCGTCCTTCCAGCCTCTCACGGGCACCTCCCCCAGGCTGGCTCACTGGAGCGGAACCGCGTGGGAG CCTCCTCCAAACTGGACAGCTCCCCTGTGCTCTCCCCTGGGAATAAAGCCAAGCCCGACGACCACCGCTCACGGCCAGGCCGGCCCGCA AGCTATAAGCGAGCAATTGGTGAG GACTTTGTGTTGCTGAAAGAGCGGACTCTGGACGAggcccctcggcctcccaagaaggCCATGGACTACTCGTCGTCCAGCGAGGAGGTGGAAAGCAgtgaggaggacgaggaggaaggCGAAGGCGGGCCAGCAGAGGGGAGCAGAGATACCCCTGGGGGCCG CGATGGGGATACAGACAGCGTCAGCACCATGGTGGTCCACGACGTCGAGGAGATCACCGGGACCCAGCCCCCATATGGGGGCGGCACCATGGTGGTCCAGCGC ACCCCTGAAGAAGAGCGGAACCTGCTGCATGCTGACAGCAATGGGTACACAAACCTGCCTGACGTGGTCCAGCCCAGCCACTCACCCACCGAGAACAGCAAAGGCCAAAGCCCACCCTCGAAGGATGGGAGTGGTGAC TACCAGTCTCGTGGGCTGGTAAAGGCCCCTGGCAAGAGCTCGTTCACGATGTTTGTGGATCTAGGGATCTACCAGCCTGGAGGCAGTGGGGACAGCATCCCCATCACAG CCCTAGTGGGTGGAGAGGGCACTCGGCTCGACCAGCTGCAGTACGACGTGAGGAAGGGTTCTGTGGTCAACGTGAATCCCACCAACACCCGGGCCCACAGTGAGACCCCTGAGATCCGGAAGTACAAGAAGCGATTCAACTCCGAGATCCTCTGTGCAGCCCTTTGGG GGGTCAACCTGCTGGTGGGCACGGAGAACGGGCTGATGTTGCTGGACCGAAGTGGGCAGGGCAAGGTGTATGGACTCATTGGGCGGCGACGCTTCCAGCAGATGGATGTGCTGGAGGGGCTCAACCTGCTCATCACCATCTCAG ggaaaaggaacaaactacggGTGTATTACCTGTCCTGGCTCCGGAACAAGATTCTGCACAATGACCCAGAAGTGGAGAAGAAGCAGGGCTGGACCACCGTGGGGGACATGGAGGGCTGCGGGCACTACCGTGTCG TGAAATACGAGCGGATTAAGTTCCTGGTCATCGCCCTCAAGAGCTCCGTGGAGGTGTATGCCTGGGCCCCCAAACCCTACCACAAATTCATGGCCTTCAAG TCCTTTGCCGACCTCCCCCACCGCCCTCTGCTGGTCGACCTGACAGTAGAGGAGGGGCAGCGGCTCAAGGTCATCTATGGCTCCAGTGCTGGCTTCCATGCTGTGGATGTCGACTCGGGGAACAGCTATGACATCTACATCCCTGTGCAC aTCCAGAGCCAGATCACGCCCCATGCCATCATCTTCCTCCCCAACACCGACGGCATGGAGATGCTGCTGTGCTACGAGGACGAGGGCGTCTACGTCAACACATACGGGCGCATCATTAAGGATGTGGTGCTGCAGTGGGGGGAGATGCCTACTTCTGTGG CCTACATCTGCTCCAACCAGATAATGGGCTGGGGTGAGAAAGCCATTGAGATCCGCTCTGTGGAGACGGGCCACCTCGACGGGGTCTTCATGCACAAACGAGCTCAGAGGCTCAAGTTCCTGTGTGAGCGGAATGACAAG GTGTTTTTTGCCTCAGTCCGCTCTGGGGGCAGCAGCCAAGTTTACTTCATGACTCTGAACCGTAACTGCATCATGAACTGGTGA